Proteins encoded by one window of Candidatus Saccharibacteria bacterium:
- a CDS encoding rod shape-determining protein has product MKFPKFSKKSQNTDQYLVALDIGTEYVKALIGQVVEGKDEKTGKREQVVEIIGSGRQRQRLTDMSSGAITDIAGVVENCDAALRRAEEMAGCVAKDAVLGIAGELVKGGTTTVSYRRAKPNIKIDQAELMDIIERIQKQAFDAVRKQLSWETGKRELEVKLVNAAVVDVYIDGYRVTNPVGFQGKDVTIQIFNAFAPMVHLGALQTVAADLDLNCINIAAEPFAVAKSVGAEDSTEFSAIFIDIGGGTSDIAVVNNGGVEGTQMFAIGGRSFTKRISSALGVGFDKAEELKLQHSAGKLTGAQAKEVTDALASDVETWLSGVELSLSEFDNLDHLPTRILLCGGGSALPEIKKALSHDHWYKNLAFARKPSIDFVSPKEVNRVVDKTGNLNSPQEITPMGLANLGLDIVGSQSMGENILQRLSRTLSL; this is encoded by the coding sequence TTGAAGTTTCCAAAATTTTCTAAAAAATCGCAAAACACAGATCAATATTTAGTTGCACTCGATATTGGTACCGAGTACGTTAAGGCTCTTATTGGTCAAGTAGTAGAGGGCAAAGACGAAAAGACCGGCAAGCGTGAGCAGGTGGTAGAGATTATTGGCAGCGGCCGCCAGCGCCAGCGCCTAACCGATATGAGTAGCGGTGCTATTACCGATATTGCTGGAGTGGTAGAGAACTGCGATGCCGCCTTGCGCCGAGCCGAAGAGATGGCTGGCTGTGTGGCCAAAGATGCGGTTTTGGGTATTGCCGGCGAGTTGGTAAAGGGCGGCACCACCACCGTTAGCTATCGCCGCGCCAAACCCAATATTAAGATCGACCAAGCTGAATTGATGGACATAATTGAGCGCATTCAAAAGCAGGCCTTCGATGCCGTACGCAAGCAACTAAGCTGGGAAACTGGCAAGCGTGAGCTTGAGGTTAAGCTAGTGAATGCCGCAGTGGTCGATGTTTACATCGACGGCTACCGAGTAACCAATCCAGTTGGCTTTCAGGGCAAAGATGTAACTATTCAGATTTTTAACGCCTTTGCGCCCATGGTGCACTTGGGTGCGCTGCAAACTGTGGCAGCCGATCTCGACCTAAACTGCATTAATATTGCTGCCGAACCTTTTGCTGTGGCTAAATCTGTGGGCGCCGAGGATTCAACCGAGTTTAGTGCTATATTTATAGATATTGGTGGCGGCACCAGCGATATTGCCGTAGTTAATAATGGTGGCGTGGAGGGCACCCAAATGTTCGCCATTGGTGGGCGCAGCTTTACTAAGCGTATTAGCTCAGCCCTAGGTGTTGGCTTCGACAAAGCCGAAGAGCTTAAACTTCAACACTCAGCTGGCAAACTCACTGGCGCTCAGGCCAAAGAGGTAACCGATGCTCTTGCTAGCGACGTGGAAACTTGGCTATCGGGCGTGGAATTAAGTTTAAGTGAGTTCGATAATTTAGACCATCTGCCAACCCGAATTCTGTTGTGTGGCGGCGGCTCAGCCTTGCCCGAGATCAAAAAGGCCTTAAGCCACGACCACTGGTACAAGAATTTAGCCTTTGCCCGCAAACCCAGCATTGATTTTGTAAGTCCCAAAGAAGTGAATAGGGTGGTGGACAAAACTGGGAACCTAAACAGCCCT